The window GCAGCCGCCACATCTTCTTCGCTGGAGCCGCCTCCGTTCAGGGTCGGCCTGCAACCTGCCGGGTTACGTTCGGGGCCAGAACGAGACTCTGACACGGGGAAAAAAATGTTGCCCATTCGGCAACGGGATCGGTGTGCATTGTTCGCAACGTCATCAGCGATAACAGATTGGATCCTCCGGTCTCTTGTGAAGCGAAGCGAGGCGACGCGTGCGCGCGACACGCGGTGCGCGTTCAACTACGCAAGCAGGACACGCACGGCGGCCACGCGTCGCGCATGCCAAATGCTAGCCGGCGCGCCAGTTCTCCGGACGCTTCCATCCTCGGCGCCACTCCCCCTAGTCCCCCCACCGCGGCGGTCAATTCGCCCGCTACTTCCAGCAAACAGCACGCACTAGCTCTCGCTCGTTCGGCCGGGAAGACAATGACCGTCGCCAAGAATCTCTCTGAATCCGCGACGCCGACGTGAGTGCTTTTGTTTGTTCTCTTTTACTATTATAATCTTCTGGAACTGGAAAGAGGCGTGCGGTGCGTGCCACCGTACCTTTTGCTATTATTTGGTTGGCTGATCGATTGGTCGGGAGCAAGCGCTCCCTCGTCCgctcctcggctcctcctctctccGGAGTCCGGATCGCCATGGACCTGCCCAACGGTCgacacggcgccggcgccggcgccgaggagaCGACGGTGGTGAGGATGAAGAAGAAGCAGGTGGTGCTGGTGCGGGAGGCCATCCACGGCCTCCTGGAGGAGAAGACGAGGAGCGGCCAGGGCTTGGCGTCCAGGCAGCAGCTGCAGGAGGAGGAACAAGGCCTCCTCTCCTCGTTGCTCACCAAGGTACTGTACATTCTCTGTGTCTGGATTGTTTCTGACTGCAGAGTCTGATGCTGAAAGGGTGTGCTGGGCCGTTTCTTCTTTACCAGCTGGATGCGCTGGAAGGAGATCCAGATTCGGGCGGCGTTTCCGAACCACACTCCCCGCACCCTGATCACCAGCCAGGGAAAGGcgagagcggcggcgaggaggtggggCTCGCCGACGTCGCCAAGGACCTGCGCAAGATCAAGCGGCAGAACACGGTCACCCACCTGCTGCTCGGCGTCGTCATCGTCCTCACCGCCGTGTGGCAGGTCAACGAGGTGTCGTTCCTGCTCTGGGTGCAGCGCAAGCTGAGCAACCCGTTCAAGTCCCTGGGGGACATGATCAAGAGCTCCCTAACGCTCAAGGGGAGGAAGCCGGTGATCGagtcgtcgccgctgccgctggtCGGCGTCCCCGACGTCAGCCGGGCCGATCTGCCGATGCTCGTCATCGGCAGCACCGAGGACATGAACAGGCGAACTAGCTAGCTGTGTGGTAATGCTAGGAGAAAGAGAGCTAGCAGCCGTTTGTTGTGACTGGAGTTTCATTTGtttttttgttcagtttgtctAATCGTCAATGTTGGAATTGGAATTTGGCAGTATGGCAAGAATGTCAAAAGATCGTGCATCTTTTTGTGTGTGTTTGCTCACTAGTTCCATTTAGTCTTCTTGAATAGCGCACCTGAATTGATTCTTgaactgaaagtctgaaactaGTCACTTCTTGCGAGCATAATAGCTCAGACCGAGCATAATAGCTCAGACCGAGGAGCCGTATGTTTCTTGGTTCTCTTGTGCTGGCTTGTAAAATTCAGACAGTTTGTTCACCCCCTCCTAAGTCTCTACTATTTCGCAGCCTCCAGGACCTGCATGCATTCTTAGAGCAAATACCCTGAGAACAGAGTGATAGTGCTGATGTTATGACTGTGCTGGGTTTGTTTTCATCGTTTATTAGATGAATGAATGCCTCGTCTGTTGCATTGTGAACTGATGCAGAGGTTCCCAGCCATTAAGTTTCTGAAAAACTGCACTGGCATTTGTCTCGGTACGTACTGGCAAAGGATCACTTGCAATAGATCTCTTCATCTCTTGCTGTGCAAACATTTCACATCTTGGTTCAACCTTGGGTTAATAACTTGGTTTATCCTTAATAAAGGACGGGATATCTTTTTTTTAAACGGGATATCCTTATGTTCAGCTGTTTGAGTACCCAGGCCAGCTACTGATCCAGCCAACATTCAGAGTTTCAGAACACAAAACCAGTGAAGCATACCAGGACCACTGTTGTGTCGATCTGCTGCTGCCAGTGCAGCCATCGCTAAAACTACATGTGAATTCTTCAACTGAATGAATGGAGCTCGAAGAGCATTCCCAGTTGCTCACTGCGTTCAGAGCTTGGGCCAACAACTTTTCTCCTGTTTTGCTTGCTCCACTCCACTGGCCTCAACTCTGAACATCCCGGTCGGCGCATCCGCGCATGCATTACTTCCGCAACTGAAAAACGCATCATCGATGCCCTGGAGCCACCCAgcactgtttttttttcatctcaCGGTGCAGATGCTGGAACGGTGGAACATTTTTCCTTGTCATCATCTAAGAAACTACTTAGCATTTTATCTTCGTCGTGTGTGCGGCATTCAAGATCATTTCAGAAGTGCGGAGCCCGCTTCTAATCACTGCAGATTCTGAAAGACCGAACAGAACAATGCTTGCCATCCTACGCTACGATGCAAACGGCAGCTTCTAGACAGCCACACTGGCTTCCAAGATTCACTTGCAGGTTGCAAGGATCCAGTGGAATCTGTTGGTATCTGGAGGCCGAGGAATCTGTTGTTCTGAACATCCAGCTACCAGCTCCCGCTCGAAACAAGAACAGATGCCATGACCTTCTTAGGAGTCAGAAAAGGGTCCTGAACACATAAGTTCATTCAGACATTCAGTCATTAGCAGTACCATCCTATTTGTAATGAACTAGTAACAGTGTCTATCAGGGTTAGCAGCAGCTGGATTAAGCATGGCAGTGGTTTCCAGCACTATCATCATCAGTGCAGCATCAGTCCGTTTTACTACATGACAGTACAAGGGACGCCGGAAAAGGTCAATGATGACACTGCTGCTGCTGTAGATGGGGAAGGTACTTATCGATGAGAAAACATGGGAGGTGGGTCCCACGGTGTGCAAAAAGGATTTCTGGCACGCGTACACGTACGCAACCACACAGGCGTACTCAGAGGGACTTTTCCTGTTTGGGGGCCGAGATTTTTACCCCCGCTGTGAAATGGCCGGAATACCCTCTGGTTTAGCTAACCGCGAGCCCGTGACTGAGGGTTACCGTCCAGGCTGGCGTCGCTTCACCGGAAATGGACCGAATAAAGTGCCGTATACGTACGCTCGTATACGGTGTACAAATGTGATGTACGCTTTGTTGTGTATGCTGTGGACCCACTGCTGGGATATTTATGATCCCCACTTTCTTTCACATGCCGGTGCTCTCCCCTGTGTTAACATCGCACCTCCAGCCTATAATTATAagtccttttttaaaaaaaattagaattaaATTAAAATACGCGTCGTCCAGCATCTGAATTTGTTTTAATACTGCACTTATTCCAGGTGGTGAAATGACAGAGATGTCCCTGTACCGCTCCGAACCATAGTTAAGTTCGGGGGCACCAAGGAAGATTAGGCAGTGTTTAGTTGTCAAATTTTTCTTTACAatacccgtcacatcaaatttttaaacacatgcataaaatattaaatatagttagaaaaaataactaattacacagtataaCTGATTCCTACGAGATAAATATAATGatattaattaatttatgattagatattaattatcaaataacaacaaaacgtGCTACAATATCCaaatccaaattttttcaccatcTAAACACCTCCTTAGTTCAAAACTTGCAGAGGAGCAAAATggattattttttttaactccTACCCTGCAGCAAGTGACCTACTTTTTCTTCCTACAAGTACCCCTCAGCACCAATTATTTTTCGGCGAGTTTGACTGGgtgtttgagaaaaagaaaagaatatttTGAGCCCCCGGATAAATTCGGGGGGAAATACAATTTTGGAGGTGCTCGTGGCTTCGAATCTCCGCCAATTCGCGCATCTCCTCCCACAGATTGCCGCAGGTACTTCCGCTATCCGTTCCTCTCCTCCTCAGCTCCCGATCGAGCTGCGCTttgcggcctgcggcggcgtgTAGTGCCAGATCGAGCCTTTTTCGTCGGGGGAGGCGTGACCTGCTTCGGGAGCACAGCTGCACATCTCACTCCCAAaccacaccggcgccgccgccgatcctcCCTCTCCCGAGGATAACACATCTCCAGGCGCGCTTCTTGCGGCCGagctgccggccggcggcgcgcttcCTGCGGCTGAGCGGGCTGTGGCCTGCTGCTGCCGGGCGGCCCAGGAGTTTTTCCACTGCCCCTGCTGCCGGTGCCCCGGGGGGCGGCAAGCTGGTAGGCTTCCCTCTCCCCCGTCGCCCCACTCTCTCAGTTCTAGATTTGGCCGGCGGAACACCAAATCGCGCTCGTACCGCAGGCGGCATCGATGGGGGAAGATCCGGGTGCGGGGTCGTGCAGCCACGCGCCAGGGGAGGCGTCTATGGGACGACGGCTCCCGCTCCCTCTCCTAGGTCGGATGAGGGTGCCGTTGGAGCACGTTTTCTGCGTTTCGGCCATCAAACCTAGGAAAGGGGTTCGGATAAGGGTttttgttggagttgctcttaggttTGAGATGCTGTGGTTTTGTGAAGGAAAACTCGAATCATTCGTGAGGAAAGGTTGGGGTTCTAGCTGTCCTGCGCCGCGAGTCACATTTTAGTGCAAATTTTAGTGGCTGATGCTTCATTTCTTGCGTCTGTTCTAGGACATTCCTGATGCTGTCCCTTTTCGTGCAGATCTTGCCGCGGTAATTCACACAGCTACTGGATTGATTCAAGTGTATTAAGTTCTTGCACAGTGGTTGGTCTTGGACTCTTCTGTTCCTGCTCAAGAGTCAAGACCAACCTGACTGCTGGCCTGAAGTCAAAGATGAGTGCAGACCCAAGTACCCAAGATTCGATGGAGGAGGAAGCCCTCAAAGCAAAGCTTGCAGCAGAGCGCAAGTTCCATGCACGGAACATCAAGGGTGCCCGGAGGTCAGCGATCAAGGCACATGACCTGTGTCCAACACTTGAGGGCATATCCCAGATGATCACGACGCTTGACGTTCACCTTGCGTCTGAGTCGAAGATTGATGGGGAGAGTGATTGGTACAGGATACTGTCTCTCACTGCCTGGGCTGATGAGGAGGAGGTGAAGAAACAGTACAGAAAGCTAGCTCTCCAGTTGCACCCAGACAAGAACAAGTCGGTTGGTGCAGAGGCTGCCTTCAAACTTATCTCGGAAGCATGGAGTGTGTTGTCTGACAAGAGCAAGAAGATGCTGTATGATCAGAAGAGGAGAGATCATTCAGCAACGAATGGCACCAATGGATTGTACGCTTATGATACGAAGGCCAATAAGAGAGCACGGAAAaatgctgcagctgctgcttcaGCCGCAGTTGAGGCTACTACTCGTCCTGCAGGGGCTGACACATTCTGGACATCATGCAACCGCTGTAGGATGCAGTATGAGTACTTGAGAATTTATCTGAACCACAACCTTCTGTGCCCAAACTGTCACCATGCATTCATGGCTGTTGAAACTGGATTTCCCAGCAATGGAACCAGTACGTCATTCACCTGGACGACAAAGGCGCAGCAGCAAAAGAACCACACTACTGTTGATCATTCATATCAGTCAGCAAGCAGAACCTCAAGCTTTCCAGGCACAGGacatggagcataccaacaaGAGAATACTTATGAGTCGTACGATAGCCAAAGTTTCCAGTTCAATCAGTACCCCAAGACAacaggtgctgctgctgcaaatGGTCACAGGACACAGATCTTAGagaaatcaaaaagaaaacatGAGGAGAACTACATATACAATTACTTTTCAAGTGGCAATGAGTATCCATCAGGGTGCGGAAGGCATTCAAAGAGGAGGCGGAATATTAATAATGGATATGCCTATGCTTCTGTGGACTGTGATGGGGAGACTCTGGCTGCAACTGCAGCTATGACTGTGATTGCTGATGCAGGAAGGGTTAATGGTACACCAGGGGAAAAGTTTAGATCTGCAGTAAGTGGAAGAAAAGCTAATGTCTTGAGAGAGATATTCCAACTTGACACCCGAGCTCTTCTTCTCGAGAAAGCCAAGGCAGCAgttcgtgaaaaattacaaggCTTGAATATTTTATCTTCTAGTCGGTTTGCAGAGAAAAGGAAAGCAGATAGAAGAGAGAAGCATGTCGACAACGATGTAAAGGTTAATGGCATCTACCCTGACAATCCAATCaacaaatttgagaaatacagCTCAAAAGATGCAGATGTCGGGATTCCTGCAACTGATGAACTGAATCCAGAACCCAAGCGTGTACCTGTATCTATAGATGTCCCTGACCCAGATTTTCATGATTTCGACAAAGATCGCACAGAAAGAGCTTTTGGCAATGATCAGGTGTGGGCTACATACGATAGTGAAGATGGCATGCCTCGCCTATATGCAATGGTACAGAAAGTTATATCAATGAAACCTTTCAGGATCCGAATGAGTTTCCTCAATTCTAAGTCCAACAGTGAACTGGCACCAATAAAATGGATCGCCTCAGGTTTCACAAAGACATGTGGTGATTTTAGGGTTGGAAGATACCACATTACTGAAACAGTCAACATCTTTTCCCACAGAGTTAGCTGGAGTAAAGGTCCTCGGGGAATTATCAGGATTATTCCGAAGAAAGGTGATACATGGGCCGTGTACCAGAACTGGTCTTCTGATTGGAATGAGCTTACACCAGATGATGTGATATACAAATATGAGATAGTAGAAGTGATTGATGATTTCACTGAAGAGCAAGGTGTGAATGTCATTCCATTGTTGAAGGTAGCCGGTTTCAAAGCGGTGTTCCACAGGCACACTGGCCCGGATGTGGTTAGGAGAATACCAAAGGAAGAGCTTTTCCGTTTCTCACATCGTGTTCCCTCTCGTCTGCTCACtggggaagaaaaaaataatgctCCAAAAGGTTGCCATGAGTTGGACCCTGCTGCTACTCCAGTCGACCTTCTTAAGGTTATTGCGGATGTTAAGGAGGATACTGCGCCGGGAAGTTCAGATTAGAACTCTTAGCTTCTTGGAACCTGCAACTACTAGCATGCATGCACTTCACTGAACATGACCTGTCAGCATCATTTCACTTGTCACAATGTCATCGAACTTCTGGCTGACGAGGACTATACTCAAGGTCAAATATTTAATGTTGAAGGCCTTTGACTGTTCCCACCTAATTAGGCATTTCTAACATTTAGTTGTATTGTAATATTGTCGCATAGAGTAAACAATTATCGGGATGCCACTTATTGTGATGAGGCCTGTTCTCAAATGATGGCAGGCCTCATGACTTTGTGAGAGGTAGGTGTCAATCAGGATTCTCCTGTATGGATATGCTGCTAGGCTAAGAGCGTAATTTGAGACTGCTGCCAGACTTTATTCTGTACCAGCACTCATTTACTTGCTATGTTGTATTTTCCTTAATCCATAGTATTGTCCTTATGATTGGCGTATTCAGTCATTTTGATTACTTGCTCCCATTTACACAAGTACAATATTTACGTGCTGACAAAATCATGCAAATGGCGTTAAGTTGGATTGGAGAAACAAAGGCAAAAATAAATTTTACTCATTTCCAATTGTTGCCATCGCTCTGCTGCTTTTTAGCTGTTATGTCCTTCCACTTTGCAAATCTTGTTATCGAAAACAGTAAGGGCATGTTTGGAAGCCTTGTAATTTATCCGCCTGTAGTTTGCACATTACAAAATGTTTGCAGTGCCCCCCAAAGTGTACACGTTAGTGTGGAGGCAAGACTGTATATCATTATGGAATAAATGGTTTCCAGAGATGCTCCGATATGGTGGAAGAATATGTGAACGGGTGTCGCAAATGGTTTGTTCTTTGTACCCTTGTCAAATTTAGTTTTACAACCCTTGTATAGTTGTATGCAGGTGCAACTTACATTGCTATATTGTTGGCATTAGATTGTTACAATCTATTATTACCAAACTGGATATTATCTTGCAATTGCAAGCAATAACAAACATGCCAGAGCAAAACACTAACACCATAATTCTAAGCTGAAACACCATCGTATGTACATCACGGTCTGGTATAATCCTTCTAATGCTACAATTGCTCCCACGTCCATCAGGGTCTGGTACGTACAAGCCTTCTAACTCTAGTTGTTCATACTTCATACAATCATACGCTGTTAACAGTCAGCCAACATCAGTTACTATATTTAAGGGTGGAAATGGATAtttattcgaatgtcagatttttggtcatttttcttcgattatggacaaataagatatagaatttactatgtaaattcatagtcttgtatttaacattgaccttgtaaagattcataaaaactaaacctcaaatttatcatatatattctcaaataatagatataaaaattcgaatacggattgGATACGGATTTAGAtgtttttcacctttttaattgtagggagcaaataatgcataaaaaaatctatacaaaattttattcttacgtgtaataatatgcttgataatataaaaaaggattagcataaaatttcaagcatatctattttaaaatatcaaatttgttctgaGAATTCGGATGTCTATATTAAACAAGCCACCTAAAGTGGCAACTAAAAGGAGTAACTAAAGTGAGTAAACTAAATGCTGCACTCAAAGCAGGATCAGCAGATATGTGTAATTGACTGATACCTCACGTCCCTCATCGAGATCCAACAATGATAATGATGTCTGCTTATTTCTCAGTTAGCCAAAGATCAATGATGTCTTTTTGATTCACAAAAATATTTGAGATAGCAGACATTTCAGTTTATGACACCAGAGTCTTATCTGTATCTCTACAGGTCGAATTACCACCACATATCTTGAGTGCAAAATATGTGGACAGAGTTCCAAGCTGCTAACATTAACATCAAGCATAGCTGTCGCCTGTCAGTACAACTGGAAAAGAATGTAATACATAAAATTCACTCATAATCGGTCGAGTTGCAAGACTGGCACTGAAGATCTTAACAGTTTCACCTCTCACGAACCGTCTGTAAGGGTACGCTTGGATGTACTGATGTACAATACTGTATTCAGAAGACCAATATCAGAGTTTGCACAACATATATCTCAGAATATCAATATGGCACAATGCATACCATTGTTTCCTCTTATGAATGCGTCACCATATTTGTTCTTTAGCTGACCATTCACATACTCTTCAGTTTGCTCCATCGCGATGTTCATGTATCCATCAAGACAAGCCAGAATACCTGATTTGGATAAGAAAAGCTCCATTAGTGTCTTTGAACAAGCAATTAGTTTAACCAAATTcgtttttattttaatttatcCACAATTAAAAGTAGAAGCAGTGACAGATTTATTCTTCAGCATCTATGTGTTGGCCCTCATCCATAAACGCGAGCATTACGTGTCGGCCACCATGAATATCCAAATAGGAGAAACTGGAAATGAA is drawn from Panicum virgatum strain AP13 chromosome 1N, P.virgatum_v5, whole genome shotgun sequence and contains these coding sequences:
- the LOC120655828 gene encoding uncharacterized protein LOC120655828 yields the protein MSADPSTQDSMEEEALKAKLAAERKFHARNIKGARRSAIKAHDLCPTLEGISQMITTLDVHLASESKIDGESDWYRILSLTAWADEEEVKKQYRKLALQLHPDKNKSVGAEAAFKLISEAWSVLSDKSKKMLYDQKRRDHSATNGTNGLYAYDTKANKRARKNAAAAASAAVEATTRPAGADTFWTSCNRCRMQYEYLRIYLNHNLLCPNCHHAFMAVETGFPSNGTSTSFTWTTKAQQQKNHTTVDHSYQSASRTSSFPGTGHGAYQQENTYESYDSQSFQFNQYPKTTGAAAANGHRTQILEKSKRKHEENYIYNYFSSGNEYPSGCGRHSKRRRNINNGYAYASVDCDGETLAATAAMTVIADAGRVNGTPGEKFRSAVSGRKANVLREIFQLDTRALLLEKAKAAVREKLQGLNILSSSRFAEKRKADRREKHVDNDVKVNGIYPDNPINKFEKYSSKDADVGIPATDELNPEPKRVPVSIDVPDPDFHDFDKDRTERAFGNDQVWATYDSEDGMPRLYAMVQKVISMKPFRIRMSFLNSKSNSELAPIKWIASGFTKTCGDFRVGRYHITETVNIFSHRVSWSKGPRGIIRIIPKKGDTWAVYQNWSSDWNELTPDDVIYKYEIVEVIDDFTEEQGVNVIPLLKVAGFKAVFHRHTGPDVVRRIPKEELFRFSHRVPSRLLTGEEKNNAPKGCHELDPAATPVDLLKVIADVKEDTAPGSSD
- the LOC120655829 gene encoding uncharacterized protein LOC120655829 — encoded protein: MDLPNGRHGAGAGAEETTVVRMKKKQVVLVREAIHGLLEEKTRSGQGLASRQQLQEEEQGLLSSLLTKLDALEGDPDSGGVSEPHSPHPDHQPGKGESGGEEVGLADVAKDLRKIKRQNTVTHLLLGVVIVLTAVWQVNEVSFLLWVQRKLSNPFKSLGDMIKSSLTLKGRKPVIESSPLPLVGVPDVSRADLPMLVIGSTEDMNRRTS
- the LOC120655832 gene encoding U6 snRNA-associated Sm-like protein LSm6; translation: MSSSGGGGAVKTPSDFLKSIRGLPVVVKLNSGVDYRGILACLDGYMNIAMEQTEEYVNGQLKNKYGDAFIRGNNVLYISTSKRTLTDGS